Genomic DNA from Desulfonema ishimotonii:
CCAGTTCGGTCATCAGGGAAAGCTCAAAAAAAGCCGACGTGCCCTTGATGTTGTGAAAGGCACGGAAAACGGTGCTGACCGCCTCTGTATCATCGGGATTGCTCTCCATGGAGAGCAGGGCTTCCTCTGCGCTGATGATGAGGTCGCCGCTTTCGGTGATGAATTCGCCGATCAGTTCCAGGTCCGCATCTTCGGGCATGTAATCCGGTGCGTTTGCACCGGCGGCCTCATCGGATCTGGCCGGAGCCGTGGCAGGGTGTTCTGTCAGCTCGGCAGCAACCATGGCCGCCTCAATCAGCTGGCCGATTTCATCTATGATAACTTCCCGATCCTCCGTCAGCTGATCGTTATGAGCTGTTTCGCGAAGCTTCTGAACCGCATCACTGACCGCCCTGCGGACCGGTTCCGGACAGTCACTGTCCGAGCTGAGGGGGGCCAGAAGGTCTCTGAGATGGTCCAGCTCATCAAAATCGTCCGGTTCAATCTGAAGCAGGAAGGCGGCAGCGTCGTTGAGCGAGGCCTTTACATCCTCTGAGGCCGATGTCGCCCGGCTGTCGTCTTTTTGTGTGAGCTGATCGTCCAGCAACTGACCGGCTTCCCGTATCAGGCCAGCCTTATCCGGGTGGCCCGTCAGATAGCTTTCCGCAGCGGCCAGAGATTCAAGAAGGGCGTTAAGGGTTTCGGGCGGCTCCGATGCCGTATCTTCCGAGATGGCCTGAATACCCTGCACACAGAGTCTGAGGAGCTTGAAGAGATCGGACATCGCTTCCGGAATATCCCGAATCAGATGCTCCAGTTCGATACGCACCTCACCCAGGGTTTCAGGATGTGCCGGAGCGAGAATGCTGATCTCCTCTCTCATCTTGCTGAGAAGTCGGGCAACGTCTTCATTTTTCTTGACCATATCTGCTTCCTTAAAATTGTTATATTTCAAAACTTTCCCTGCAACAGCCCGGCTGTCTTCTCCGTCTCATCCCAAGGGCGGCTGTCCGACAGGAGGCATTCCGATACCCTTCCCCTCCGTGGTGTTCCGGGGATATTGTTTGTCCGCTGCCCTATATGTGAAGCATTAATTTCAGTTTTTCTTCCATGTCCTGGGGCTTAAAGGGTTTGGCAATATAATTGGTCAGGTTTTCCTTGCCCGGCTCCACGATGGTTTTGCCCTTGCCTTCGGCAGTGACCATGATAAACGGGAGTTCGGACAGGTTGTCATGGGTCCGGACCTTCTCCAGCAGTTCCATACCCGTCATTTCGGGCATATTCCAGTCGCATATGACCAGGTCCACGTTCTGTTCGTTTAAAATTTCCCATGCCCGGCTGCCGTTCTCAGCTTCCAGAACATTGGTCAGGTCAAACCCCTTTAATATTTTTTTGATGATTCTGCGCATAGTGGAAAAGTCGTCAACGACCAATATGCAAATATTGTCAGACATTATCAACTCCTTGTTGGTGGTTGCTTTACATGAATTATTGCTGCGGCAGGCCTTCGCTTTGTTTTTCAACCATGTCGATGATGTGACCGATGTCCAGGATTAAGCCGATCCTGCCGTGGTCCAGTATGGTGCATCCCGAAATCCCATGGGCGGAACCGATGTATTCAGGCATCCCCCGGATCACCGTCTGATGATGGCCGATGATGTCATCCGCAAAGAGGCACACGCTTTTCGGACCGGACGTGACATGGATCAGAATGCCCGCATCCAGGGCCCGGTGTTCGGGCTTAATCTTGTAGAGCCTGTGGAGCCGGATCACCGGCAGCAGCCTGTTATGGATGTGAACCATCTCATGGCCGCTCATGGTCACGGTGATCTGACGCCTGTGCGGCCGGAAAGATTTCCGGATCGATAACAGCGGAATCGTGAAACAGGCGCTGCCGATGCGGATGAGCATACCGTCAATAACCGCCAGTGTCAGGGGAATTCTGAGACAAAAGGTTGTTCCCCGGTCCGGCGTGCTTTCAACCTCTGTCCTGCCCTTTAACTTTTCAATATTCTGCCGGACAACATCAAGTCCGATGCCCCGGCCGGAGACATCGGTCACATCTTCTGATGTTGAGAAGCCGGGTTCGAATATCAGATGGTCTGTCTCCTGGCCCGTAAGACGGGCCTCATCATCGCTGATCAGTCCCTGGCCGATGGCACGGGCCAGTATTTTTTCCCGGTCCAGCCCCCTGCCGTCATCTGACAGGCGGATCAGCACCTCTCCGCCCTCATGTCCGGCTTCGAGGGTGATGGTGCCGGTGCCGGGTTTGCCGCTGCGATGCCGTCCTTCGGGAGATTCGATACCGTGATCCACACTGTTGCGGATCAGGTGAACCAGCGGATCGACAATGCGTTCGATAACGGTTTTGTCGACCTCGGTCTCCTCGCCGATCAGCCTCAGACGAATCTGCTTCCCTGATCTGGCGGAGAGATCGTGGACCAGCCGGTTCATCCTTCGGAATGTTTTGGCAAGGGGAACCATCCGGGCAGACATGACCACATGCCGGAGGTCGGAGATAATCCGGCGCAAATTATGGGCTGAACGCTCGAAGTTGTCAAGGGGGATTCCCTTTAAATCAGGGTTTTTAGTGACCGTGGATTCGGCAATCACCAATTCCCCGACCAGGTTGACCATGGCGTCCAGTTTTTCCAGATCCACCCGTATATCCCGGCGGTCGATCGACAGTCTGGCCGACATGTTCCGGAGGATCTCACCGGAAGTCCGGCGTTTTCCGGGCCGCTGTTTCGGTTCCGAAGGACCGGCTGCGGTCCGGGCGTCGTCCATCATCTGTACGAGGGGGCCGATATCGGGCAGTGGTACGCTGCCGTCCCCGGAAAGGGCTGAAAGCCCTTCCCGGAGACAGTCGATGCCGCGCAGCAGGAGCGTACGGATTGCGTCATCACAATTGCCCGTATTTTCCCGGAAGTATTCCAGGAGGCTTTCCATTTTGTGACTGAGCTGTTCAAAGTCCCTGAAGCCCAGCAGGCCGGAATGTCCTTTGAAGCTGTGGATCAGTCTCAGGGCCTCCGCCAGGTGTTCACCGGCCTTTTCCGGGGTTTCAGGGATGCAGCAGAGGTGGTGTTCCGTCTTTTCCAGGAGATCATCCGACTCCAGGATATACTGCTCAATCATATCGGGCGTGATATCCGGGGCGTCGTCGTCATCAGGTGGGGCGGGCGCAGGCTGACCGGTTTCGGCGGAATCTGACGGTATCAGGGTGACAGACCGGGCGGCGCTGTCAAACACAATGGCCGCCGACCCGGACAATCTGTTTTTTTCAACGGCGAGAATGCAATCCTGAGACAGATTGGCGGCATAGGCGATATAGTCCGGCCCCAGGATGGTCGAATAGAGGGCGATATACCGGAGGGGGCCGTCAGGAAGCCCCGCAAAAAGATCGTCGGGAGTGGCCCGTATCCATGCGTCCGCAATCGTGCCGGTGCTGAGCAGATTCCGGATCAGCGTGACCGGGCTGT
This window encodes:
- a CDS encoding response regulator: MSDNICILVVDDFSTMRRIIKKILKGFDLTNVLEAENGSRAWEILNEQNVDLVICDWNMPEMTGMELLEKVRTHDNLSELPFIMVTAEGKGKTIVEPGKENLTNYIAKPFKPQDMEEKLKLMLHI
- a CDS encoding chemotaxis protein CheA encodes the protein MDSDHASDRENTEFRFAITPHILETLPPSHEFVYLLTYDLADHAARTGDSPVTLIRNLLSTGTIADAWIRATPDDLFAGLPDGPLRYIALYSTILGPDYIAYAANLSQDCILAVEKNRLSGSAAIVFDSAARSVTLIPSDSAETGQPAPAPPDDDDAPDITPDMIEQYILESDDLLEKTEHHLCCIPETPEKAGEHLAEALRLIHSFKGHSGLLGFRDFEQLSHKMESLLEYFRENTGNCDDAIRTLLLRGIDCLREGLSALSGDGSVPLPDIGPLVQMMDDARTAAGPSEPKQRPGKRRTSGEILRNMSARLSIDRRDIRVDLEKLDAMVNLVGELVIAESTVTKNPDLKGIPLDNFERSAHNLRRIISDLRHVVMSARMVPLAKTFRRMNRLVHDLSARSGKQIRLRLIGEETEVDKTVIERIVDPLVHLIRNSVDHGIESPEGRHRSGKPGTGTITLEAGHEGGEVLIRLSDDGRGLDREKILARAIGQGLISDDEARLTGQETDHLIFEPGFSTSEDVTDVSGRGIGLDVVRQNIEKLKGRTEVESTPDRGTTFCLRIPLTLAVIDGMLIRIGSACFTIPLLSIRKSFRPHRRQITVTMSGHEMVHIHNRLLPVIRLHRLYKIKPEHRALDAGILIHVTSGPKSVCLFADDIIGHHQTVIRGMPEYIGSAHGISGCTILDHGRIGLILDIGHIIDMVEKQSEGLPQQ